In Candidatus Desulfatibia profunda, the DNA window AAAATGATGGTATCTAAAAAAATCTTTCCGAGTCTAATGATCTGCCTCCTTATGGGGCATGTGTGCGCCTTTTCCGTTTTTGCTGCTGAAAAACTCGTTGAGGGTTTCACCCTCAAACAGACGATCGAAAGTGCGCTAGCGGCCAATCTCGGACTGCAATCATCCCAAGAGGACACCAAAGCAGCTTTGGCCACTCAGAAAGCCCAAAGAACCCGGTTTTTCCCCACATTTAACGCTGCCTATCAGTATAATCGGAATGATGAAGCTTCCAAGATCGGCGGAATTGTATTGAGTCCAAAAAAGGAATACACTTTTGTCACCACCGTCACTCAGCCGATATTTAGAGGATTCTCTCTTGTCAACCAATTTAAAATTTCCAGCCTCGGCCTTGATATGGCCCAAATCAATGAAAAACTGGTTCGCCAGGATATTGTCTTTAACGCCCAGAAGACATACTTTTTCCTGCTGGAGGCAAAAAAGCTGTTCGATATCGCCCAAAAAACCGTAACACAACTCAAAGCCCATAAAGAGGTAGCCCAAAACTATTATCAGGTCGGCATGACCCCTCTAAATGATTTTCTGCAGGCACAGGTTGAACTGGCCAATGCCGAGCAGGACCTCATTGCTGCCAAAAACAACCTGGAGAATGCAGAATCCGATTTTAATCTTCTCCTTCGCAGACCGCTGGATACGCCGGTCGAAATAGAGGATGTTCTTGATTATGTTTCACTTGAGCAAGATCTTGATTACTGTCTGGCCGAAGCCAATAAACATCGTCTGGAAATCAAGATCAACGAACTGGAGGTTGAAATTGCCCAAAAGGAGCTGACGCTTGCCAAAAAAGATTATTATCCGGCGATCGATCTTAAGGGCAGTTATTTCAAAAACGGAACCGATTGGGATGCAGACGGCGGTGAAGGGATTACGGATCCCAGCGGCTGGAACATTTTAGCGACAGCGTCATGGAATTTCTGGGAATGGGGCCGAACCGTCTACGGCGTATCAGAAAAACATTCACGCTTGTCCCAGGCACAGCTTCAAAAAAAAGATATTCTTGACAACATCCAACTTGAGGTAAAAAATGCATATCTGAGAACCCAGGAAACACAAAATGCAATTGTTACGGTTGAAAAGGCCGTTGAGCAAGCCCAGGAAAATTTCAGAATTAACCAGGAACGTTACAAGGAACAAGTGGCAACATCAACCGATGTACTGGATGCCCAGACACTCCTGTCAAAAACAATGACAAATTATTTCAAAGCGTTATATACTTTTAAAATATCAAAGGCCGCTCTGTTCAGAGCCATGGGTCGGGAAATGATTGAATGATCGACGCTCAAAACACTCAAAACACAAGCTCAATAATTCGAATCTTCCATGTTCACAAAAAATACGGCGGCAAGAATGCGCTGACCGACATCACCCTTGACATCCCCAAAAACGAGTTCCTTTTTATCAGCGGTCCCAGCGGAGCAGGCAAAACAACGCTGCTGAGGCTTCTGTACCTTGGAGAAACCGTATCCGAAGGGCAGATATTGATAGACGGCATGAATCTGGCGCGGATTCCCCGCAAGCGCATACCGCTTTTGAGGCGCAAGTATGGAATCATATTCCAGGACTATAAACTGATCCCTACCAAAACCGTTTTTGACAACGTTGCGGTTGTCCTTGAAGCCATGGGAAAAAAAAGGCGCCTGATCCAGAAAAAGGTAACCAGTGTGCTCAGAACGGTCGGAATGGAGGAAAAAATCAATTCATTTCCCCCAAGCCTGTCCGGTGGCGAACAGCAAAGAGTCGCGGTTGCCAGGGCTGTGGTCGGCGATCCGAAAATTATCCTTGCCGACGAACCTACCGGCAGCCTGGACGCAGATTCCGCCGATATTATTATTACACTTCTTAAACGGTTTCACACCCGTGGCACCACGATTGTCGTCGCAACCCACGATAAAGAGCTGATTCGCAAAACCGGCGGCCGGACAATCCATCTGAAACAGGGGTGTTTGCAACCTTAACTTGTGTCCATATAGAGCCGAAAGATGCCATTTATGGATGGGCACTAACTAGTTGAAAGCAAGTCAGATGATTCTGCACTATAAACGTGCGATCCGGGACATCCTGGACAACAAGTTTATGAATGTAGTGACGATAATTACCATCGCTGTATCGGTTCTTGTTGTCAGCGCTTTTGCGCTTTTTTTTATCAACGCCAGCGACATCATGAGCGCCTGGAAAAAGGGCATACGGGTGATGGCCTACCTTAAGCCGGGCATTCCTTACGTAAAAATTTCGGAATTAAAACTGAACGTTCAAAAACTTTACGGGGTCCAGGAGGTCAAGTTCATTTCAAAAGACCAAGCCCTGCAAATGCTCAAGGACCAGATGAAACATCAATCTTCGCTCTTTGCCGATCTTAAGGAAAACCCGCTTCCGGACGCTTTTGAAATCCAAATAATAGCGGATTCTCAAGATCAGGGCCAAATTGAGACACTGGCAACCCGTCTGGAGTCGCTGCCCGAGATCGAGGATGTCGAATACGGTCAAAGATGGCTGGCGCGATTTACAAATATCTTCAATTTGTTCAGATTTACCGGCCTGGCTTTGGGCGGCCTTTTCTTTGTGGCCGCTGTGTTCATCGTGGCCAATACGATCCGCCTGGTGCTCTACACCCGGCGCGAAGAGGTTGAAATCATGCGGCTGGTGGGCGCTGCCGACGGTTTCATCAAGGCCCCTTTTTACATCGAGGGCATTATCCAGGGAGCTTTGGGCGGAGCTATCGGCCTGGGCGTATTGTTTGTTACGTTTGTTGTTGTATCTTCAAATGTCGAACAGGGTTTTTCCCCCGACCTTTTTACGATCCGATTTCTCCCCGTCAAGGCTCTCGGCGCCATGATACTATGCAGCATGTTTGTAGGATGGCTGGGATGTTATCTTTCGCTCAAACAGTTTCTAAAACCTTAATATTCGGTGCTGC includes these proteins:
- the ftsE gene encoding cell division ATP-binding protein FtsE, whose amino-acid sequence is MIDAQNTQNTSSIIRIFHVHKKYGGKNALTDITLDIPKNEFLFISGPSGAGKTTLLRLLYLGETVSEGQILIDGMNLARIPRKRIPLLRRKYGIIFQDYKLIPTKTVFDNVAVVLEAMGKKRRLIQKKVTSVLRTVGMEEKINSFPPSLSGGEQQRVAVARAVVGDPKIILADEPTGSLDADSADIIITLLKRFHTRGTTIVVATHDKELIRKTGGRTIHLKQGCLQP
- a CDS encoding ABC transporter permease; the protein is MILHYKRAIRDILDNKFMNVVTIITIAVSVLVVSAFALFFINASDIMSAWKKGIRVMAYLKPGIPYVKISELKLNVQKLYGVQEVKFISKDQALQMLKDQMKHQSSLFADLKENPLPDAFEIQIIADSQDQGQIETLATRLESLPEIEDVEYGQRWLARFTNIFNLFRFTGLALGGLFFVAAVFIVANTIRLVLYTRREEVEIMRLVGAADGFIKAPFYIEGIIQGALGGAIGLGVLFVTFVVVSSNVEQGFSPDLFTIRFLPVKALGAMILCSMFVGWLGCYLSLKQFLKP
- a CDS encoding TolC family protein produces the protein MMVSKKIFPSLMICLLMGHVCAFSVFAAEKLVEGFTLKQTIESALAANLGLQSSQEDTKAALATQKAQRTRFFPTFNAAYQYNRNDEASKIGGIVLSPKKEYTFVTTVTQPIFRGFSLVNQFKISSLGLDMAQINEKLVRQDIVFNAQKTYFFLLEAKKLFDIAQKTVTQLKAHKEVAQNYYQVGMTPLNDFLQAQVELANAEQDLIAAKNNLENAESDFNLLLRRPLDTPVEIEDVLDYVSLEQDLDYCLAEANKHRLEIKINELEVEIAQKELTLAKKDYYPAIDLKGSYFKNGTDWDADGGEGITDPSGWNILATASWNFWEWGRTVYGVSEKHSRLSQAQLQKKDILDNIQLEVKNAYLRTQETQNAIVTVEKAVEQAQENFRINQERYKEQVATSTDVLDAQTLLSKTMTNYFKALYTFKISKAALFRAMGREMIE